One segment of Primulina tabacum isolate GXHZ01 chromosome 6, ASM2559414v2, whole genome shotgun sequence DNA contains the following:
- the LOC142550090 gene encoding uncharacterized protein LOC142550090, which produces MSRHKYKPCYPDKGPVQTDVYDRFRRLNPPEFMGSTNPAVVEEWIKSLESIFSYLHMEDVDKVTCVIFRKDVRAKKASYFLNLKQGTMSMTEYIQQFEVGVQYVPYIAQDDASKGEHFMQGLRSEIKRDVRMSKVVTYEEIVERALMAEQNEQDIDRDRQQRRQQYFRRNQATGQSKKTDSKGTQPEEPCGKVPSPRKEQDRQPCPKCGKLHGNECMQGSTICYHCKKPGHLARNCPESSEKEQGRLFSMTKEEVDADTSMITGISFISGITAIVLLDSGATHSFISESFVRRLGITASTIETQIATALPSGQELQTYQIVGGCPIYVQGHQMYANLIVLNMTDFDVILGIDWLSNFLGLDGYYRRFIVGFSKIALPLNALTRKNVKFVWNEACDHSFQELKAKLTSTPVLAIPEEPGDFVVYNDGSKQDLGAVLIQHGKVIAYASRQLKEYEKKNPTRDLELGAVVFALKIWRHYLYGERQVKTMLLQMR; this is translated from the exons ATGAGTAGGCACAAGTACAAGCCATGCTACCCAGACAAGGGTCCTGTTCAGACAGATGTATATGATCGTTTTCGACGTCTGAATCCTCCTGAATTTATGGGAAGCACCAATCCGGCAGTAGTAGAAGAATGGATTAAGTCATTGGAGTCCATATTCTCCTACCTTCATATGGAAGATGTTGACAAAGTAACTTGTGTCATCtttag AAAAGATGTACGAGCCAAGAAAGCCAGTTATTTCCTTAATCTGAAACAAGGAACCATGTCAATGACTGAATACATACAACAATTCGAGGTTGGagtccaatatgtaccatatattgcacAGGATGACGCAAGTAAGGGCGAACACTTCATGCAGGGACTTCGCTCTGAAATTAAACGAGATGTACGGATGTCGAAAGTTGTTACCTATGAGGAGATAGTGGAAAGAGCACTTATGGCAGAACAGAATGAACAAGATATTGACAGAGACAGACAACAACGAAGGCAGCAGTACTTTCGAAGGAACCAAGCAACAGGACAAAGCAAAAAGACTGATAGTAAAGGTACTCAACCAGAGGAACCCTGTGGTAAGGTTCCCTCTCCACGTAAAGAACAAGACAGACAACCTTGTCCTAAATGTGGCAAACTCCATGGAAATGAATGTATGCAAGGTTCCACTATTTGTTATCATTGCAAAAAGCCAGGGCATCTCGCCAGGAATTGTCCAGAAAGTTCTGAGAAAGAACAGGGACGCCTTTTCTCCATGACCAAAGAGGAAGTGGATGCGGATACATCGATGATCACTGGTATATCCTTTATTTCTGGTATTactgctattgttttactagactcaggagccacgcATTCCTTTATTTCAGAATCGTTTGTAAGGAGACTGGGCATTACAGCAAGTACAATAGAGACACAAATCGCCACAGCCTTACCTTCCGGGCAAGAATTACAGACATATCAGATTGTGGGAGGGTGTCCAATATATGTCCAAGGCCATCAGATGTATGCCAATTTGATAGTTCTGAAcatgactgattttgatgtgataCTGGGAATAGATTGGCTCTCGAA ttttcttgggttagATGGTTATTACCGTCGGTTTATAGTGGGATTTTCTAAAATAGCATTGCCTTTGAATGCTCTAACAcgaaaaaatgtgaaatttgtttggaacGAAGCATGCGATCACAGTTTCCAAGAGTTAAAGGCAAAATTGACATCAACACCGGTCCTTGCTATACCAGAAGAACCAGGAGATTTTGTGGTATACAATGATGGTTCGAAACAAGATTTAGGAGCAGTTTTAATACAACACGGGAAGgtcattgcttatgcctcaagacaattgaaagAATATGAAAAGAAAAATCCCACACGTGATTTAGAACTGGgagcagtggtatttgcgttgaaaatatggcgacattatctgtatggtGAACG CCAGGTAAAGAcaatgttgttgcagatgcgTTAA